The following coding sequences lie in one Candidatus Eremiobacterota bacterium genomic window:
- a CDS encoding TetR family transcriptional regulator produces MSARISQKPREAILEAFRDVLLTNGFRRVPVVEVVRRAGVARSTFYEHFDNVNDLLRETLRVPFAVLAATARGEDTAGRLDIVLTHFFERRAEALALLDGGAGSMVRNALADTIGGSRITAYAIAGAQLATLGGWLEGRLPLSAHSVARILERISMSDGATGDRRSPHRHGNVAVRRPSNR; encoded by the coding sequence GTGTCCGCTCGCATTTCGCAAAAACCGCGCGAGGCGATCCTAGAAGCTTTCAGGGACGTTCTGCTCACCAACGGCTTTCGACGCGTTCCCGTCGTCGAAGTCGTGCGCCGCGCAGGCGTCGCGCGCTCCACCTTCTACGAGCACTTCGATAACGTGAACGATCTTTTGCGCGAAACTTTGCGCGTGCCTTTTGCCGTGCTTGCGGCAACCGCGCGGGGTGAGGACACCGCGGGCAGACTTGACATTGTCCTGACGCACTTTTTCGAGCGCCGCGCCGAGGCCCTCGCCCTTCTCGACGGCGGAGCAGGGTCGATGGTTCGAAACGCTCTTGCCGACACGATCGGCGGTTCACGGATCACGGCGTACGCGATTGCCGGTGCCCAATTGGCAACGCTCGGTGGGTGGCTAGAAGGGCGCCTGCCCTTAAGCGCTCACAGCGTCGCGCGAATCCTCGAGCGCATCTCGATGAGTGATGGAGCTACCGGCGATCGCCGCTCACCGCACCGGCACGGTAATGTAGCTGTTCGTCGACCATCGAATCGTTAG
- a CDS encoding M56 family metallopeptidase, protein MSPVDYAFVVSNVALIAAAGFAAAFSWRRKPLRSTDAYFLWRVVLLIGPGVLVASLALSATGARTIPRAQSLNMAANAGHLDRRIDGRSESGYQTLGASLPPLHLRGTSLYARLTPLRKLMSIAWLAVAVLGFLRIGLSLYRAQRILRTSTRLTPDVASRIPEWAAGLPVRLSAQISTPMVLGVFRPALLLPPALLPTFSDEALMQVLRHENLHYRSRDNVSILVEQLAAALFWCNPIIGSLLREISFYRELRCDEVACGVGTRAVYMKSLLATYEAVVGRKQLAAAITHSSLASGTLARRMSSIASLAEGRALEPWALATLAAFVLFAFADASLYAPRWSWPDRTSKSTGRVMAYFMGDWTCYAAKRDDRPIGLASFSPTAQGMIERNTSVGGTWTYHSTSVWQASAENIQITGYDNLRHRYQIMTSTLPDSMAAGNEVVFAVPSYENTLRVTDVSTFDSVTRIKRSGYWRTVEHAVCRAKESAARSIASETTAAMVTPVTKSGAA, encoded by the coding sequence ATGTCGCCGGTTGACTACGCGTTTGTCGTAAGTAACGTAGCACTCATCGCTGCCGCCGGTTTCGCGGCAGCGTTTTCGTGGCGGCGCAAGCCGCTAAGGAGCACGGACGCGTATTTCCTTTGGCGGGTGGTCTTGTTGATCGGTCCGGGCGTGCTCGTCGCGTCGCTGGCATTGTCCGCGACCGGAGCGCGCACAATACCGCGCGCCCAATCGCTAAACATGGCAGCGAACGCCGGTCACCTCGATCGAAGGATTGACGGCCGGTCAGAGTCCGGGTACCAAACGCTTGGAGCGTCGCTGCCGCCGCTGCATCTTCGTGGTACGAGTCTATACGCACGGCTCACGCCGCTCCGGAAGCTTATGTCGATCGCTTGGCTGGCTGTTGCCGTGCTCGGCTTCCTGCGGATTGGGCTTTCGCTGTATCGGGCACAGCGTATCCTTCGCACTTCGACACGTCTCACACCCGACGTCGCTTCGCGGATTCCCGAATGGGCGGCTGGGCTTCCGGTCAGGCTGTCGGCGCAGATCTCAACTCCAATGGTACTTGGAGTCTTTAGGCCGGCGCTTCTGCTACCGCCAGCCCTGCTGCCGACATTTTCTGATGAAGCGTTGATGCAAGTGCTACGTCACGAAAATCTGCACTATCGATCCCGCGACAACGTGTCGATCCTCGTCGAGCAGCTCGCTGCGGCACTTTTTTGGTGTAATCCGATAATTGGCTCTCTCCTGCGAGAGATCTCATTCTATAGGGAACTGCGCTGTGACGAGGTCGCATGCGGCGTGGGAACTCGGGCGGTATACATGAAGTCGCTCTTGGCTACGTATGAAGCGGTCGTCGGGAGAAAACAGCTTGCTGCGGCGATAACGCACTCGTCGCTGGCCTCGGGAACGTTGGCCCGCCGGATGTCGTCTATTGCATCGCTTGCCGAAGGTAGAGCGCTGGAACCATGGGCGCTTGCGACGCTGGCCGCGTTCGTGCTTTTTGCTTTCGCCGACGCCTCACTGTACGCACCGCGATGGTCGTGGCCCGATCGTACGTCGAAGAGTACCGGGCGGGTTATGGCCTATTTTATGGGCGATTGGACGTGCTACGCTGCCAAGAGAGACGATCGGCCTATCGGTTTGGCGTCGTTTTCGCCGACTGCACAAGGGATGATCGAACGCAATACGTCGGTTGGCGGTACATGGACCTACCATAGTACGTCGGTTTGGCAAGCGAGCGCGGAGAACATACAGATCACCGGATACGATAACCTGCGGCATCGATATCAAATAATGACGTCTACCCTGCCGGATTCCATGGCCGCGGGCAACGAAGTCGTTTTTGCCGTTCCCAGCTATGAAAATACCTTGCGCGTGACTGACGTATCGACTTTTGATTCGGTCACGCGGATTAAGCGTTCCGGCTACTGGCGAACGGTCGAGCATGCGGTTTGCCGCGCGAAAGAAAGCGCGGCAAGGAGCATAGCGAGTGAAACGACAGCCGCGATGGTAACGCCCGTCACGAAGAGCGGAGCCGCATAG
- a CDS encoding BlaI/MecI/CopY family transcriptional regulator gives MSVLWAEGPSSASQITERLRKPRIARSSVMTLLGVLERKGFVVHITEDRTYIFSAAIKANDARKTAISTMLLNFFGGSVPALMSSLVDGEIATPNDLEEMRRIIRAASSREPKA, from the coding sequence ATGTCCGTATTGTGGGCCGAGGGGCCTTCGAGCGCTTCTCAGATCACCGAGCGTCTTCGAAAGCCTCGCATCGCTCGGAGCAGCGTGATGACACTGCTGGGGGTGTTAGAGCGCAAGGGCTTTGTCGTGCATATAACCGAGGATCGGACGTACATCTTCTCTGCCGCAATTAAGGCCAATGATGCACGTAAGACGGCGATCAGCACAATGTTGCTGAATTTTTTTGGCGGCTCGGTGCCGGCGCTCATGTCAAGTCTCGTCGACGGTGAGATCGCGACGCCGAACGATTTGGAGGAGATGCGCCGAATTATTAGAGCGGCAAGTTCCAGAGAGCCGAAGGCCTAG
- a CDS encoding CocE/NonD family hydrolase, which produces MRRGRYAVTAILCWLIGMGAASRSLQVDVAALGDPAAAARLMPSLARQLLATAIPDQETRLELSLVAGDQAKAEALMARLGTLDAVHVESLLANKDPFGSWSDALARFKGRTSLSLNEAVELAVAYAPETKAAALAIASDAHRRFLIQHVTIPSTNGVQLAGVLVLARGARARLPAALLFTIYAQPDSDTVQAEYGAARGYASVIAYSRGKAWGSGAIAPYEYDGRDADRTISWIAQQPWSNGQVGMYSGSYNGFTQWAAAKLHNPALKTIVPYVANNPGNGLPMENNVFLLVNYPWVYYVTDNKYLDDSAYDNPALRTLNERWFKSGKSYREVPQIYGRPNPWLQKWLDHPSFDAYWQSLVPYKTDFSRINIPVLTLTGYYDDGQGSALNFLKDHYEYNEHAVHYLVIGPYDHFGSQAAHKDDVLRGYTVDPVAQFSTPQLTFDWFDWIMRGGPRPAMLADRINFEVMGANVWRHVASLQAVATRVQRYYLTPRILSTQAPRRRSFMTQTVDFANRATVNGNDYYPSPILGATPDLSRGLVFVTAPLARSMEIDGFFTGHLEAAINKRDMDVEAVLYQILPSGVIMHLSYFLGRASYGDDLITRRLFVPGELRTIVFDRSRFVSRYVKIRSRLMLVLDVAKSPFSEINYGTGGDVSKENIRDAKTPLTIRWSTNSYITVPVR; this is translated from the coding sequence GTGAGGCGCGGCCGCTATGCAGTTACGGCGATACTCTGCTGGCTGATCGGCATGGGGGCAGCGTCGAGGAGTTTGCAGGTCGACGTCGCGGCATTGGGCGATCCGGCCGCGGCGGCTCGACTGATGCCTTCGCTGGCACGGCAACTACTCGCGACGGCCATTCCGGATCAGGAGACTCGTCTCGAGCTCTCGTTGGTGGCGGGAGACCAGGCAAAGGCAGAGGCGCTAATGGCGCGTCTGGGCACACTCGACGCGGTGCACGTTGAGAGTCTCTTGGCCAACAAAGACCCGTTCGGCAGTTGGTCGGACGCGCTCGCGAGATTCAAGGGCCGAACGTCACTCTCGCTCAACGAAGCCGTTGAACTCGCCGTCGCGTACGCACCCGAGACCAAAGCTGCTGCTCTTGCGATCGCAAGTGACGCGCACCGTCGCTTCCTAATACAGCACGTTACTATTCCCTCGACGAACGGCGTTCAATTGGCCGGCGTTCTCGTTCTAGCGCGAGGTGCGCGCGCTCGTTTGCCGGCTGCGCTGCTGTTCACGATTTATGCCCAGCCCGATTCGGATACTGTGCAGGCCGAATATGGCGCTGCTCGCGGCTACGCAAGCGTCATCGCCTACTCGCGCGGAAAGGCATGGGGCAGCGGCGCGATCGCGCCATACGAATACGACGGTCGCGATGCGGATCGCACGATCTCATGGATTGCACAGCAGCCTTGGAGTAACGGCCAGGTCGGGATGTATTCCGGCAGCTATAATGGATTTACGCAATGGGCGGCTGCGAAGCTCCACAATCCTGCGCTCAAGACCATCGTGCCGTATGTTGCCAATAACCCCGGCAACGGGCTGCCAATGGAAAACAACGTCTTCCTCTTGGTTAACTATCCGTGGGTGTATTACGTTACCGATAACAAATATCTCGACGACTCGGCCTACGACAATCCGGCACTGCGCACGCTAAACGAGCGTTGGTTCAAGAGCGGAAAGTCGTATCGCGAAGTTCCGCAGATTTACGGACGGCCGAACCCATGGCTCCAGAAGTGGCTCGATCATCCGTCGTTCGACGCTTACTGGCAATCGTTGGTACCTTATAAGACCGATTTCTCGCGCATCAACATCCCCGTCCTTACGCTGACCGGCTATTACGACGACGGCCAGGGCTCGGCGCTGAATTTCCTGAAAGATCATTACGAATATAACGAACACGCGGTGCATTATCTGGTCATCGGGCCATACGACCACTTCGGCTCGCAAGCGGCGCATAAGGACGACGTGCTCCGTGGCTATACCGTCGACCCTGTCGCGCAGTTCAGTACGCCACAATTAACCTTCGACTGGTTCGACTGGATCATGCGCGGCGGTCCGAGGCCGGCGATGCTCGCCGACCGGATCAACTTCGAGGTGATGGGGGCAAACGTATGGCGGCACGTTGCGTCGCTCCAAGCGGTGGCGACCAGGGTGCAGCGATACTATCTAACGCCTCGGATCCTTTCGACGCAGGCGCCGCGCCGGCGGTCGTTCATGACGCAAACGGTGGATTTCGCGAATCGCGCGACCGTTAACGGCAACGACTACTATCCAAGCCCGATCCTCGGCGCAACGCCGGACCTCTCGCGAGGTCTCGTCTTTGTGACGGCTCCCCTTGCGCGTTCAATGGAGATCGACGGCTTCTTTACGGGTCACCTGGAAGCCGCAATCAACAAACGCGATATGGACGTCGAGGCGGTGCTGTATCAAATCTTGCCGAGCGGCGTGATCATGCACCTCTCCTACTTTCTCGGGCGCGCAAGCTATGGCGACGACCTCATTACCCGCCGGCTTTTCGTCCCCGGCGAGCTTCGAACGATCGTCTTTGACCGCAGCCGGTTCGTGAGCCGGTACGTGAAAATACGAAGCCGTCTGATGCTCGTGCTCGACGTCGCGAAGTCGCCTTTTTCCGAAATTAACTACGGCACGGGAGGCGATGTCAGCAAAGAGAACATCCGCGATGCGAAAACGCCGCTAACGATTCGATGGTCGACGAACAGCTACATTACCGTGCCGGTGCGGTGA
- a CDS encoding SDR family oxidoreductase: MARHLARLGARIVVSDIDIEGAECTRDQIAADGGSSIVVPANVEIEDDVIKLVNAAIDAFGGIDVLVNSAGPYYPGEALPRWRSTIAANLMGAIYGTMHVIEPMRKRGGGAIIYYGSTSAIGHGRKHSGDAFYDVAKAAVTRMATGLSYMLENYGIRTNCIAPDWVATDEVQEYWQTLTPAERARDGIPDALTSLDDISRVVTRLITDEDLSGRVVVWWSEERPGIIPRGDSGYGVLEPFEF, encoded by the coding sequence TTGGCAAGGCATCTCGCGCGACTAGGAGCTCGGATTGTTGTAAGCGATATCGATATTGAAGGCGCAGAATGTACTCGCGATCAGATTGCGGCTGACGGCGGATCGAGTATAGTTGTTCCCGCTAACGTAGAAATCGAGGACGACGTCATCAAGCTCGTCAATGCAGCGATCGATGCATTTGGAGGTATTGACGTCCTCGTCAACAGCGCGGGTCCGTATTACCCGGGCGAGGCACTCCCTCGTTGGCGATCGACCATTGCCGCGAATCTGATGGGCGCAATTTACGGAACGATGCACGTCATCGAGCCGATGCGAAAGCGCGGTGGCGGCGCAATCATTTATTATGGGTCAACCTCGGCTATCGGGCATGGTCGAAAGCACAGCGGCGACGCGTTCTACGACGTTGCGAAAGCGGCAGTCACGCGAATGGCGACCGGCCTCAGCTATATGTTAGAGAATTATGGTATTCGCACAAACTGCATCGCCCCTGACTGGGTCGCTACCGACGAGGTGCAGGAGTACTGGCAGACGCTCACACCTGCAGAACGCGCGCGAGACGGAATACCGGATGCTCTCACCTCGCTAGACGACATCTCTCGCGTCGTAACCCGCCTCATCACCGATGAAGACCTATCGGGTCGAGTCGTCGTGTGGTGGTCGGAAGAGCGTCCGGGGATCATTCCCCGTGGCGATTCGGGATATGGTGTTCTGGAACCGTTTGAGTTCTAG